The following proteins are co-located in the Thermomicrobiales bacterium genome:
- a CDS encoding lipoate--protein ligase family protein has translation MSRTEQHYPREADARWRDYEWEIIPTSPMHPAMNIALDEVLTRRVGAGERRPTLRFWGWDSPVIVIGRFQSVRNEVQIENAAEHGVQVVRRITGGGAMFTLPGLDITYSIYAPPDLVKGLSFPESYAFLDSWVVDTYRELSIDAWYAPLNDITSSGGKIGGAAQARRFGAVLHHTMTSYDMDPKLMMQVLRIGMEKLSDKGLRSADKRVGPLRQQTNLPREAFFHALTERFMDLTGGELGEISNLEHQAAVELVRSKFATEEWTYLLP, from the coding sequence ATGAGCAGGACTGAGCAGCATTACCCGCGTGAGGCCGATGCGCGCTGGCGGGATTACGAGTGGGAGATCATCCCAACGTCGCCAATGCACCCGGCCATGAATATCGCGCTGGACGAAGTGCTGACGCGACGAGTTGGTGCAGGCGAGCGTCGTCCGACGCTGCGCTTCTGGGGCTGGGATTCGCCGGTCATCGTCATCGGGCGATTCCAGTCGGTCCGCAACGAAGTGCAGATCGAGAACGCGGCTGAGCATGGCGTCCAGGTCGTCCGGCGCATCACCGGCGGCGGCGCGATGTTCACCCTGCCGGGCCTCGACATCACCTACTCGATCTATGCCCCGCCGGATCTGGTCAAGGGCCTGTCCTTCCCGGAGTCCTACGCATTCCTGGATAGCTGGGTGGTCGATACCTATCGCGAGCTGAGCATTGACGCCTGGTACGCGCCGCTGAACGACATCACCTCCAGCGGCGGCAAGATCGGCGGCGCAGCCCAGGCGCGTCGGTTCGGCGCGGTGCTGCACCACACGATGACGTCCTACGACATGGACCCGAAGCTGATGATGCAGGTGCTGCGGATTGGCATGGAGAAGCTGTCCGACAAGGGCTTGCGCAGCGCAGACAAGCGAGTCGGCCCATTGCGCCAGCAAACGAACCTGCCGCGCGAGGCGTTCTTCCATGCGCTGACCGAGCGGTTCATGGATCTCACAGGTGGAGAGTTGGGCGAGATCAGCAATCTGGAGCATCAGGCCGCCGTCGAGCTGGTGAGGTCGAAGTTCGCGACCGAAGAGTGGACCTATCTGCTGCCCTAG
- a CDS encoding biotin--protein ligase, whose translation MHGEYKTPGGKLVVVDFDVHDGTIVDPMVSGDFFLYPEESLDQIVGSLVGLSVDTSEEQITQVVANAVPDGTELLGFSPEAIAIAVRRGLA comes from the coding sequence ATGCACGGTGAATACAAAACACCGGGGGGGAAGCTCGTCGTGGTCGATTTTGACGTCCACGACGGCACGATTGTCGATCCAATGGTATCCGGGGATTTCTTCCTGTATCCGGAGGAATCACTGGACCAGATTGTTGGGTCACTCGTCGGTCTGTCGGTCGACACCAGTGAGGAGCAGATCACACAGGTTGTCGCGAATGCGGTGCCAGACGGGACTGAGTTGCTTGGCTTCTCGCCCGAGGCGATCGCGATCGCGGTTCGGAGGGGGCTGGCATGA